A region from the uncultured Macellibacteroides sp. genome encodes:
- a CDS encoding helix-turn-helix domain-containing protein has product MNYNNFSFKNSVSINDDFAMYTDIISSYVLEHPVHSDKVYIGFCLGGYAVMEINLVKHKLVKNEFIAMAHNHIIFHHEISEDFRLVMFSYSKSFWGEMLNEVRKYPLYILFKQKFPSIMLQDVEMEQCMDYFNLLWKVMNNTPNESRRDVVKNLLCSFLINIHLYANRGSEKHMPISRKEEMIGSFFSLIFEHYKEAKDVAFYADKLCVTPQYLSVLVKKIVGKTAKECIDHYVILEIKVLLNSSLSIQEISQQLNFPNSSFFGKYFKGHTGETPLNYRKSRLK; this is encoded by the coding sequence ATGAATTACAATAATTTTTCGTTCAAAAATTCGGTATCAATCAACGACGACTTTGCCATGTATACAGACATAATTAGCTCTTATGTGCTTGAGCATCCCGTACACAGCGACAAAGTATATATCGGTTTTTGTCTGGGAGGATACGCCGTAATGGAGATAAATCTGGTGAAGCACAAACTTGTTAAAAACGAATTTATTGCTATGGCTCATAACCATATTATATTTCATCACGAGATTAGCGAAGACTTTCGTTTGGTTATGTTTTCTTATTCCAAATCGTTTTGGGGCGAAATGCTAAATGAAGTACGAAAATACCCGCTTTACATACTGTTTAAACAAAAATTTCCGTCCATTATGCTTCAAGATGTAGAAATGGAGCAGTGTATGGACTATTTTAATCTGTTGTGGAAAGTGATGAACAATACGCCGAATGAAAGCAGACGAGATGTTGTTAAGAATCTTCTTTGTTCGTTTCTGATTAATATTCATTTGTATGCCAACCGCGGCAGTGAGAAGCATATGCCTATTTCAAGAAAAGAAGAGATGATAGGCTCCTTTTTTTCGTTGATATTCGAGCACTACAAAGAAGCCAAGGATGTTGCTTTTTATGCCGATAAGCTTTGCGTAACACCCCAATACCTTTCTGTTTTGGTGAAAAAGATTGTTGGGAAAACAGCCAAAGAGTGTATAGATCATTACGTAATCCTGGAAATAAAGGTTTTGCTAAACTCTTCTTTGTCCATTCAGGAAATATCTCAGCAGCTTAATTTCCCCAATTCGTCGTTCTTCGGTAAATACTTTAAAGGACATACTGGCGAGACTCCTTTAAATTACAGAAAGTCCAGGTTAAAGTAA
- a CDS encoding Gfo/Idh/MocA family oxidoreductase: protein MTSRRDFLKNTALLSAGFTIGGLNMTAANSSRVVGANKRINLACVGIGNRGGEILTEFDKTGLANIVALCDVDMGAPHTQANMAKFPSARQFKDFRQMFDKMANEIDAVMIGIPDHAHFPVCMMAMALGKHVYVEKPMARTFYEIELLMAMARKNKNLVTQVGNQGHSEANYFQFKAWKEAGIIKDVTAITAHMNSPRRWHGWDTKISKFPNKEAVPTTLDWDTWLMSVPYHDYNKDFHLGQWRCWYDFGLGALGDWGAHILDTAHEFLDLGLPSEINALKLDGHNDYFFPMSSTLEFKFPKRGSMPAVDVTWYDGVNNIPSVPDGYGVSEIDPNIPPVGGGKIQPAKLNPGKIIYSKELTFKGGSHGSTLSIIPEEKAKAMASKLPVVPKSPSNHFANFLLACAGEEKTRSPFEIAGPLCQVFSLGVIAQRLNAKLQFDRQTKRITNHPFADALLAGVPPRKEWEQFYKI from the coding sequence ATGACATCCAGAAGAGATTTTTTGAAGAACACAGCTCTTCTTTCTGCCGGGTTTACTATTGGCGGATTGAACATGACGGCTGCAAACAGCAGCAGAGTCGTTGGAGCGAACAAGCGTATTAACCTGGCTTGTGTTGGTATAGGAAACAGAGGTGGAGAGATTTTGACTGAATTTGATAAAACAGGGTTGGCAAACATCGTGGCTTTGTGCGACGTGGATATGGGTGCTCCTCATACACAAGCCAATATGGCAAAGTTCCCGAGTGCACGTCAGTTTAAGGATTTCCGTCAGATGTTCGACAAGATGGCCAACGAGATTGATGCTGTGATGATAGGTATACCCGATCATGCCCATTTTCCTGTTTGTATGATGGCAATGGCTTTGGGAAAACACGTATATGTGGAAAAACCGATGGCACGTACATTTTACGAAATTGAATTGTTGATGGCAATGGCCCGGAAAAATAAGAACCTGGTTACCCAAGTAGGAAACCAAGGACACTCCGAAGCCAACTATTTCCAGTTTAAGGCATGGAAAGAGGCTGGTATCATAAAGGATGTTACTGCCATAACCGCTCATATGAACTCGCCGCGCCGCTGGCATGGGTGGGATACAAAGATTAGTAAATTCCCAAATAAAGAGGCGGTACCAACTACATTGGATTGGGACACCTGGTTAATGTCGGTTCCTTACCACGACTATAATAAAGATTTCCATTTGGGACAATGGCGCTGCTGGTACGATTTTGGTTTAGGAGCTTTGGGCGACTGGGGTGCGCATATTCTTGATACAGCCCATGAATTCCTTGATCTGGGTCTGCCGTCGGAAATTAATGCGTTGAAGCTGGACGGGCACAACGATTACTTCTTCCCGATGTCGTCTACCCTCGAGTTTAAATTTCCTAAACGAGGCTCCATGCCCGCGGTGGATGTAACCTGGTACGATGGCGTAAACAATATACCATCAGTTCCGGATGGTTACGGTGTTTCCGAAATTGATCCGAATATACCTCCGGTAGGTGGTGGAAAGATTCAGCCAGCTAAGCTGAATCCGGGAAAGATTATCTACTCAAAAGAACTAACCTTCAAAGGGGGTTCTCATGGAAGCACATTATCTATCATACCCGAAGAAAAGGCTAAGGCAATGGCTTCCAAATTGCCAGTGGTTCCCAAGAGTCCGTCTAATCACTTTGCAAACTTCCTGTTGGCTTGTGCCGGCGAAGAGAAAACCCGTTCTCCATTTGAGATAGCTGGTCCGCTTTGCCAGGTATTCTCTTTGGGAGTAATCGCCCAGCGACTTAATGCGAAGCTGCAGTTCGACCGTCAAACCAAGCGGATCACAAATCATCCGTTTGCCGATGCGCTGCTTGCGGGTGTTCCTCCACGAAAGGAGTGGGAGCAATTCTATAAGATTTAA
- the lpxA gene encoding acyl-ACP--UDP-N-acetylglucosamine O-acyltransferase — protein MNSISPQAYVSPDAKIGEGVTIHPFAYVDKNVVIGNNCIIMPYASVLYGTRMGDDNQVFQGTVLGATPQDFSFHGENSILEIGNKNVFRENVIVSRSSHKEGKTVIGNENFIMEGVHICHDSRIADHCVLGIKSLVAGNCVIDSHVILSSLVSMFQDTHVGTWSMVRGGCRFSKDVPPYVVTSSNPTTYYGVNVKMLNYGNFPEKVIKHIAHAYEIIYHAKVSVMDAALRVEEEVPMSDEIRIIIDFVRNSKKGII, from the coding sequence ATGAATTCAATCAGCCCACAAGCATATGTCAGCCCCGATGCAAAGATAGGAGAAGGTGTCACCATCCATCCTTTCGCTTATGTTGACAAGAACGTAGTAATAGGAAACAATTGTATCATCATGCCTTATGCCAGTGTTTTATATGGCACACGCATGGGTGACGATAACCAGGTTTTTCAGGGTACCGTGTTGGGTGCCACTCCCCAGGACTTTTCATTTCACGGTGAAAATTCAATCCTTGAGATAGGTAACAAAAACGTATTTCGTGAAAACGTGATAGTAAGCCGCTCGTCACACAAAGAGGGAAAAACGGTTATTGGTAACGAGAATTTCATTATGGAAGGTGTTCACATCTGTCACGACAGCCGGATTGCCGATCATTGCGTTTTGGGCATCAAGTCTTTGGTAGCCGGCAACTGTGTAATTGATTCGCATGTGATCTTAAGTTCGCTGGTGAGTATGTTTCAAGATACCCATGTCGGCACCTGGAGCATGGTTCGGGGTGGATGTCGTTTCAGCAAAGACGTGCCTCCTTATGTTGTTACATCCAGCAATCCTACCACCTATTACGGAGTAAATGTAAAGATGCTGAATTACGGCAACTTTCCTGAGAAGGTAATAAAGCATATAGCGCATGCTTACGAGATAATATATCATGCAAAAGTGAGTGTTATGGATGCGGCGCTTAGAGTGGAAGAAGAAGTTCCCATGAGTGATGAAATACGAATCATCATTGATTTTGTAAGAAACTCTAAAAAAGGAATTATTTAA
- a CDS encoding efflux RND transporter permease subunit translates to MKLDRFINRPVLSTVISIFIVILGILGLGSLPIEQYPDIAPPTISVSTSYTGANAQTVMNSVITPLEESINGVENMMYMTSSASNDGMAQIQIYFKQGTDPDMAAVNVQNRVSKALGLLPAEVTKVGVITAKRQTSMLMVLSLNSPDNSYDQTFIQNYANINIIPQIMRVPGVGDAMAPGARAYTMRIWLKPEVMAQYKLMPSDITAVLAEQNIEAAPGQFGENGGQSFQYIMKTKGRLEKSEEFENIVVRATTDGQVLRLKDVARIELGAQSYIINTYTNGHPAVVMIIFQTPGSNATEIIGDIKSLIKKTEKDLPKGLQFDVQMDTSDFLYASINKVLSTLLEAFILVVLVVYIFLQDFRSTLIPTIAIPVSLIGTFFMLYAFGFSINLLTLSALVLAIAIVVDDAIVVVEAVHAKLDQGYKSGKQASLDAMSEISGAILSISLVMMAVFIPVSFMGGTSGVFYRQFGITMAVAIGFSALNALTLSPALCALFLKAKREEGDNSKPLNFMDRFHIAFNTTYDSLLNKYKGGITRIIKLRWLSLGLVVVSVVLLVFLMKTTPSGMVPNEDTGVFMMAVNMAPGTSLERTEAAMAEVTEILKANPLIDCNTQISGYGLLSGSGSSYGTYFCRLKNWDERKGKGQDVNSIIGMLYQQTARVKDAQIYIFAPPMITGYGTTSGFEMHLEDKTGGNLDKFFGETQNFMGNLMKRPEIAIVQTSFNPSFPQYLVDVDAAKCKQAGISPSTVLATLQGYYGGMYVSNFNRFGKLYRVYIQADPQDRVNPESLNKIFVRNGIEMAPISQFMTLTKVYGPQVINRFNMYTSIGLNGAAAPGYTSGQAIKAIEEVAAETLPVGYSYEFAGMTREEQSTGSSTTAIVFALCLVFVYLLLSAQYESYILPLVVIFSIPFGLAGSFIFAQILGLQNNIYMQIALIMLIGLLAKNAILITEFALQRRKSGMSIKWSAVLGATARLRPILMTSLAMIIGLLPLMFASGVGANSNRTLGAGAVGGMLIGVICQIFVVPGLFVAFEYLQEKFRPIEKTGLDVEEVMPELEQYTNIEKE, encoded by the coding sequence ATGAAGTTAGATAGATTTATTAATCGCCCCGTACTCTCGACGGTTATCTCCATTTTTATCGTCATTTTGGGTATACTGGGGCTTGGGTCGTTACCCATTGAACAGTATCCTGATATTGCACCGCCTACTATTTCGGTAAGCACTTCTTATACAGGTGCCAATGCCCAGACTGTAATGAATAGCGTTATCACACCTTTGGAGGAATCAATCAATGGTGTGGAGAACATGATGTACATGACATCTTCGGCCTCCAACGATGGGATGGCTCAGATCCAGATTTATTTTAAACAGGGTACCGACCCTGATATGGCTGCGGTAAATGTACAGAACCGTGTATCTAAAGCGCTGGGATTACTGCCTGCCGAGGTTACCAAAGTAGGTGTAATTACCGCCAAACGGCAAACCAGTATGTTGATGGTGCTTTCGTTGAACAGTCCTGATAATAGTTACGATCAGACGTTTATTCAGAATTACGCCAATATTAATATCATTCCGCAGATTATGCGTGTTCCCGGTGTGGGCGACGCAATGGCTCCGGGTGCTCGTGCGTACACTATGCGTATCTGGCTGAAACCGGAGGTTATGGCACAGTATAAACTAATGCCAAGTGATATTACAGCTGTTTTGGCCGAACAAAATATTGAAGCTGCGCCTGGTCAGTTTGGAGAAAACGGCGGTCAGTCGTTTCAGTATATTATGAAGACCAAGGGTCGCTTGGAGAAATCGGAAGAATTCGAAAACATTGTGGTTCGTGCTACAACAGACGGACAAGTGTTACGACTCAAAGATGTTGCCCGGATCGAACTGGGTGCTCAATCTTACATTATAAACACTTACACCAACGGACATCCCGCGGTAGTTATGATTATCTTCCAGACTCCGGGTTCCAACGCTACAGAAATTATCGGCGATATAAAAAGTCTCATAAAGAAAACTGAAAAAGACTTGCCTAAAGGATTGCAATTTGATGTTCAGATGGATACTAGCGACTTTTTATATGCTTCCATTAATAAGGTATTGAGCACTTTGCTGGAAGCCTTTATTTTGGTGGTGTTGGTCGTTTATATTTTCCTTCAGGACTTCCGGTCTACTTTAATTCCGACCATTGCCATTCCGGTTTCGCTGATTGGTACGTTCTTTATGCTATACGCGTTTGGATTTAGTATTAATTTACTTACTCTAAGTGCGCTCGTGCTCGCCATTGCGATAGTCGTCGATGATGCGATAGTCGTCGTCGAGGCGGTCCATGCAAAACTGGACCAGGGTTACAAATCCGGCAAGCAGGCTTCGCTGGACGCTATGAGTGAAATATCGGGAGCTATCCTTTCTATTTCGTTGGTAATGATGGCGGTGTTCATACCTGTAAGTTTTATGGGAGGAACGTCCGGAGTATTCTACCGTCAGTTTGGTATTACGATGGCTGTTGCCATTGGTTTCTCGGCATTGAATGCCTTGACTTTGAGTCCGGCTTTATGCGCATTGTTCCTTAAAGCGAAACGTGAAGAAGGCGACAACAGCAAACCGTTGAACTTTATGGATCGTTTCCATATAGCGTTTAATACAACTTACGACTCACTTCTTAATAAATACAAAGGAGGTATAACACGAATTATAAAGCTACGTTGGCTTTCGTTGGGTCTGGTAGTTGTTAGCGTTGTGCTTCTTGTCTTTTTAATGAAAACCACTCCTTCGGGGATGGTTCCGAATGAAGATACCGGAGTATTTATGATGGCCGTAAATATGGCTCCGGGAACATCGCTTGAACGTACAGAGGCTGCCATGGCTGAAGTGACTGAAATTCTTAAAGCCAATCCTTTGATTGACTGCAACACGCAGATAAGTGGTTACGGACTTTTGTCAGGTAGTGGTAGTTCGTATGGTACCTATTTCTGCCGACTCAAAAACTGGGACGAACGTAAAGGGAAAGGGCAGGATGTGAACAGCATTATTGGTATGCTGTACCAACAAACAGCCAGGGTAAAGGATGCGCAGATATACATCTTCGCTCCGCCTATGATTACCGGATATGGTACAACCAGCGGTTTTGAAATGCACCTTGAAGATAAAACAGGGGGCAATTTGGATAAGTTTTTCGGTGAAACCCAGAACTTCATGGGCAACCTGATGAAACGTCCTGAAATTGCCATCGTACAAACGTCGTTTAATCCTAGTTTCCCTCAATACCTGGTCGACGTGGATGCTGCCAAATGTAAACAGGCAGGTATCAGTCCGAGTACGGTTCTTGCTACTCTTCAGGGATATTACGGTGGTATGTATGTATCAAACTTCAACCGTTTTGGTAAGTTGTACCGTGTATATATCCAGGCGGATCCCCAAGACCGTGTAAATCCGGAGTCGCTGAATAAAATCTTTGTTCGGAATGGTATAGAAATGGCTCCTATTTCGCAGTTTATGACACTCACGAAAGTGTACGGACCACAGGTTATCAATCGTTTTAATATGTATACCTCTATTGGTCTGAACGGTGCTGCTGCTCCCGGATATACTTCGGGACAGGCAATCAAGGCGATCGAAGAAGTAGCTGCCGAAACATTACCTGTAGGCTACAGCTATGAGTTTGCAGGTATGACGCGTGAGGAACAAAGTACAGGTAGCAGCACTACGGCCATTGTATTTGCCTTGTGTCTTGTTTTCGTATACCTGTTGCTGAGTGCGCAGTATGAAAGTTATATTTTACCTTTGGTAGTAATCTTTTCAATACCGTTCGGACTTGCGGGAAGCTTTATTTTTGCTCAGATCTTGGGATTGCAAAATAACATCTATATGCAGATTGCCTTAATCATGTTGATTGGGTTGCTTGCCAAGAATGCAATCTTGATTACGGAGTTCGCCTTGCAAAGACGAAAATCGGGTATGAGTATAAAATGGTCGGCCGTGTTGGGTGCAACGGCTCGTTTACGTCCGATTCTGATGACTTCGCTGGCCATGATTATTGGTCTGTTACCTCTGATGTTTGCCAGTGGCGTTGGTGCAAACAGTAACCGGACCCTTGGTGCCGGTGCTGTAGGTGGAATGCTTATCGGTGTGATTTGCCAGATATTCGTAGTGCCCGGACTATTCGTTGCCTTCGAATACTTGCAGGAAAAGTTCAGACCTATCGAAAAAACAGGTTTGGATGTGGAAGAAGTAATGCCCGAACTGGAACAGTATACTAATATTGAAAAAGAATAA
- a CDS encoding DUF1080 domain-containing protein translates to MKKNMLAAILLLFTVSMSAQQPQWESLFNGKNLKGWEKLNGTADYKVEDGVITGISKMGTPNTFMATKKMYTDFILEFDFKVSDGLNSGVQFRSNSLKEYNNGRVHGYQFEIDPSSRAWTGGIYDEARRGWLYALTEYPSAQKAFKNGEWNKARIEAIGQSIRTWVNGIPCSNILDDVTAKGFIALQVHAIGNKEQEGKTISWRNIRICTTNPVAFKTPDSQAATQVNCIANTISEKEASEGWKLLWDGKSTEGWRGAKLTTFPSKGWVIDNGILKVLANGGAESTNGGDIVTIKKYKNFILKVDFMITPGANSGIKYFVNTEINKGAGSSIGCEFQILDDQKHPDAKLGVKGNRTLGSLYDLIPADSSKPFRGGFFNTAMVVVKGNKVEHWLNGVKIVEYERGNQMWRALVAYSKYKDWENFGDWEDGNILLQDHGDEVLYKNIKIKELK, encoded by the coding sequence ATGAAGAAAAATATGTTAGCTGCCATCCTGCTGCTTTTTACCGTGTCGATGTCGGCTCAGCAACCTCAATGGGAATCGCTCTTCAATGGCAAGAACCTGAAAGGATGGGAGAAACTGAATGGTACGGCAGACTATAAAGTAGAGGATGGGGTTATAACCGGTATTTCAAAGATGGGTACCCCTAATACCTTTATGGCGACTAAAAAAATGTATACCGACTTTATTCTTGAGTTCGATTTTAAAGTATCCGACGGATTAAATTCGGGAGTACAGTTTAGAAGCAATAGCCTGAAGGAATACAACAACGGTCGTGTTCATGGGTATCAGTTTGAAATAGATCCTTCTTCCCGTGCATGGACAGGTGGTATATACGATGAAGCCCGCAGGGGTTGGCTTTATGCCTTAACAGAGTACCCATCTGCTCAAAAGGCTTTTAAAAACGGCGAATGGAATAAGGCACGTATCGAAGCTATCGGTCAGTCTATTCGTACATGGGTGAACGGAATTCCCTGTTCAAATATTCTTGATGATGTAACAGCCAAAGGCTTTATCGCTTTACAGGTACATGCCATTGGAAATAAGGAGCAAGAGGGTAAAACAATCAGCTGGCGTAATATCCGCATCTGCACTACCAATCCAGTAGCATTTAAAACACCCGACTCGCAGGCTGCAACTCAGGTTAATTGCATTGCGAACACAATTTCAGAGAAAGAAGCCAGTGAAGGCTGGAAGCTATTGTGGGATGGTAAATCAACAGAAGGATGGAGAGGAGCCAAGCTTACAACTTTTCCTTCAAAAGGCTGGGTTATCGATAATGGCATTCTTAAAGTGTTGGCCAACGGTGGAGCCGAATCAACTAATGGCGGCGACATTGTTACAATAAAAAAGTACAAAAACTTTATCCTGAAAGTAGACTTTATGATTACTCCGGGAGCCAATAGCGGTATAAAGTATTTTGTAAATACCGAAATCAACAAAGGAGCTGGTTCTTCTATTGGTTGCGAATTTCAGATTCTTGATGACCAAAAGCATCCGGATGCTAAACTGGGTGTAAAGGGAAATCGTACGCTTGGTTCATTATACGATTTAATTCCTGCCGATTCAAGCAAACCTTTCCGTGGCGGATTCTTTAATACAGCCATGGTCGTGGTTAAAGGCAATAAAGTTGAACATTGGCTTAACGGTGTGAAAATTGTTGAATACGAACGTGGCAACCAAATGTGGCGCGCGCTGGTAGCTTACAGCAAATACAAAGACTGGGAAAATTTTGGCGATTGGGAAGATGGAAACATCCTTTTGCAAGACCATGGCGACGAGGTTTTGTATAAGAATATAAAGATTAAAGAGTTGAAATAA
- a CDS encoding efflux RND transporter periplasmic adaptor subunit produces MSKKKRRLFTAHLSVAAVLVMCLSFTSCGKQDQNGSQMIKELAVVSVSSSNVELISSYPAVIKGKQDVEIRPQVSGFITRLAVDEGSVVRKGQTLFIIDPVQYEEAVNAARAAVNVAKANMATAELTAQNKRELAKNNIIGAYDLQMAENSLLSSKALLAQATAQLVNAEKNLSYTRVSSPSDGVVGTIPFRVGSLVSPSIATPLTTVSDISEMYAYFSMTERQLLGFTAKGTSSKDILGTMPSVQLKLIDGTIYADTGKVETMSGVIDQTTGSVSIRARFSNKSQILRSGGTGIVLVPAKMTDCIVIPQKATYEIQDKRFVYVVDDKSTVKSTPIEIFTLDDGQNFVVTSGLKAGDKIVVEGISSLKDGMQIKAVTPEQAAAKNSGANKPAEGASK; encoded by the coding sequence ATGAGTAAGAAAAAAAGAAGATTGTTTACGGCTCATTTATCGGTGGCCGCAGTATTGGTTATGTGTTTATCTTTCACTTCTTGCGGCAAGCAAGACCAAAATGGAAGTCAGATGATTAAGGAACTGGCTGTTGTATCAGTTAGCAGTTCGAATGTTGAATTAATCAGTTCCTATCCGGCAGTAATTAAAGGAAAACAAGACGTTGAAATCCGCCCTCAGGTTTCCGGCTTTATTACCCGTTTGGCTGTGGATGAAGGTTCTGTGGTACGTAAAGGACAGACTTTATTTATTATCGATCCTGTTCAATATGAAGAGGCTGTTAATGCTGCCCGTGCTGCTGTTAATGTGGCTAAGGCAAATATGGCTACTGCCGAGCTTACAGCTCAAAACAAAAGGGAATTAGCTAAAAACAACATCATTGGTGCTTACGATTTACAGATGGCAGAAAATTCTTTGCTATCAAGCAAAGCTTTGCTGGCTCAAGCCACCGCTCAGCTTGTTAACGCGGAAAAAAATCTGTCGTACACTCGTGTATCCAGTCCGTCGGACGGTGTAGTGGGAACTATTCCTTTCCGTGTGGGAAGTCTGGTTAGTCCAAGTATAGCTACGCCTCTTACCACTGTTTCGGACATTTCGGAAATGTATGCTTACTTTTCGATGACCGAAAGACAATTGCTTGGTTTTACCGCCAAAGGAACTTCGTCTAAAGATATTCTGGGTACCATGCCTTCCGTTCAGTTGAAGCTGATAGACGGAACCATCTATGCCGATACCGGTAAGGTTGAAACCATGAGTGGGGTGATAGACCAGACCACTGGTTCGGTTAGTATACGTGCCCGGTTCTCAAACAAAAGCCAGATACTTCGTAGCGGTGGTACAGGAATCGTATTGGTTCCGGCCAAGATGACGGATTGCATCGTTATTCCTCAAAAGGCGACTTACGAAATTCAGGATAAGCGATTTGTGTATGTGGTTGACGACAAGTCGACTGTAAAGAGTACTCCTATTGAAATATTCACTTTGGATGATGGTCAGAACTTCGTTGTTACTTCCGGTTTGAAGGCAGGCGACAAGATTGTTGTAGAAGGTATTTCTTCGCTTAAAGATGGCATGCAGATAAAGGCAGTAACTCCGGAACAGGCAGCCGCAAAAAACAGCGGAGCAAATAAACCAGCAGAAGGAGCTTCTAAGTAA
- a CDS encoding TolC family protein, producing the protein MKIQIIGMMCATALLSSCHIYKSYERPQVETSGMYRDTVSVSDTLVSDTANFGNLPWKEVFRDAKLQALIEQGLADNINMQTALLRVEQARAGLLAARLAFAPSLALAPTGTIGTIDGGSAIKTYNLPASASWEVDLFGNLLNGSRGAKASLLQSDAYRQAVQTQVIANISNCYYTLLMLDRQLEITEMTARTWGENVRAMKALKNAGMTNEAAVAQSESYYYQVNAALPDIRRQIRETENSLSLILGQAPQHIERGSLDGQEMPENFSAGIPLQLLSNRPDVKQAEMALAVAYYATNQARSAFYPKITLSGSAGWTNNAGGEIFNPAKFIASAVGSLTQPLFAKGQNIARLKISKAQQEEARLSFEHSILNAGSEVSNALYKYQAAGEKCIQRKQQIESLNSAVDKTKQLMQLGSSNYLEVLTAQQSLLSAQLSDVQDSFERIQSVISLYQALGGGRGESNFK; encoded by the coding sequence ATGAAAATACAAATCATAGGAATGATGTGTGCAACGGCTCTTTTGAGCAGTTGCCACATCTACAAATCATACGAAAGGCCTCAGGTGGAAACCTCCGGAATGTATCGCGATACGGTATCGGTAAGCGACACGCTGGTTTCCGACACGGCTAATTTTGGGAACCTTCCCTGGAAAGAGGTTTTTCGCGATGCAAAGCTTCAGGCGTTGATCGAACAGGGGTTAGCTGATAATATCAATATGCAAACCGCCTTGCTTCGCGTTGAACAAGCCAGAGCAGGTTTGCTGGCCGCCCGCCTTGCTTTTGCTCCTTCACTGGCCCTTGCTCCAACAGGAACAATAGGTACGATAGACGGAGGTTCGGCCATAAAGACCTACAACCTGCCTGCTTCTGCAAGCTGGGAAGTAGATCTCTTTGGTAATTTGCTGAACGGAAGCCGTGGTGCCAAAGCATCTCTTTTGCAAAGCGACGCTTACCGTCAGGCTGTACAGACACAGGTTATCGCCAATATTTCCAATTGCTACTACACCCTGCTGATGCTGGACAGGCAGCTGGAGATTACAGAGATGACTGCCCGCACCTGGGGTGAAAATGTAAGAGCAATGAAAGCGTTGAAAAACGCAGGCATGACTAACGAAGCTGCCGTTGCACAAAGTGAATCATATTACTATCAGGTAAATGCGGCACTGCCGGATATCCGCAGACAGATCCGCGAAACAGAAAATTCGCTGTCGCTGATTCTTGGTCAGGCGCCTCAGCATATCGAACGAGGATCGCTTGACGGTCAGGAAATGCCCGAAAACTTCTCGGCAGGTATCCCTTTGCAGCTTTTGTCGAACCGTCCGGATGTAAAGCAGGCAGAAATGGCTCTGGCAGTTGCTTATTACGCAACCAACCAGGCACGTTCGGCCTTCTATCCTAAAATCACACTGAGTGGTAGTGCCGGATGGACAAACAATGCCGGAGGTGAGATCTTTAATCCAGCCAAGTTTATCGCTTCGGCTGTGGGTTCACTTACTCAGCCATTGTTCGCCAAAGGACAAAACATTGCCCGCCTGAAGATATCCAAAGCTCAACAGGAAGAAGCTCGTCTTTCCTTCGAACATAGCATTCTGAATGCGGGATCGGAAGTTAGCAATGCCTTGTATAAATATCAGGCGGCTGGCGAAAAGTGCATACAGCGCAAGCAACAGATTGAATCGTTAAACAGTGCGGTGGACAAGACAAAACAGTTGATGCAGCTTGGTTCTTCCAACTATCTGGAAGTACTTACCGCTCAGCAATCATTGTTAAGCGCACAGTTGTCTGATGTACAGGATAGTTTTGAACGCATTCAGTCAGTCATCAGCCTGTATCAGGCATTAGGTGGCGGCAGAGGAGAAAGTAACTTTAAATAA